GGGGGTCCAGCCGACACATGCTCCGCCGGGTTTCCTGCCAACACCATGTCCTGTCCTGTTTGGGGTCCCACTGACACCAGCCCATGTTCCGTCCAGGGTCCTGTCTACGCCTGACCCGCCAGGGGTTCCACCAGCTCCTGCCGTCcttgtgcccggccccctgagttccccagccgtggtcttcgccctcgagcaaGGCCCCCTGACTCCtcaaactctgccttgcccccgggccgtccgcccgagaccccctccatggactctgccttgcccccgggccgtccgcccgagaacccctcAATGAACTATGCCTTTCCTGGGCTGTCGATCCAGATGATTCTTGTATTTGACACTTCTGCAGAAGTCAAATGTTTTCACACGTGCTAGGATGAATGCACGAGAAGAATATATTTGATAATTATCTGTAAAACGCGAATGAGTGCAACAGTGGtttatttgtgtttgtttagttaAAAAGATGTGATAATGAGGTGTATCTTTTTTCACTATTTAGTAGAAATGAATTAATGATCCGAGCCAAGTGCTTATTTCGTATTCTAAAGCAAATTGATATGGTTTGGTAATTGCTATGTAATTAGCAGGTGTGTATTTATTGAATGTCTAATCCGTTTGTGTACTGTGCgctttttttccctttttatATTAGCTAACATTAAAGGGAAACCATATTtcattaaatacattttcagtTCTAATTCATTCCTTAATATCCCTCAACTTTCCAATTACCATTATAGAAGTGGGTTTATTGGGATTAATCCATTCAAATCGTGttacggaccaatttccaataTTGCATTTGAGGCTTTCTCCATCAGACAGGTGCACAATCTGAGACCTTTTGACAATAAGCAAAGCTGACTGGTTTATCAGGGATCAGATGTGATAAGATCGACAACGCTGTGTCCGGCGGGTTCACTCTCTGGCCTCATAGTGGTTTCCTCGAGGCAGAACTTCATTTAGGCATCATGGAGGACAGCAACAGCATGCCGTCCATCTCCAGCACACATCCTGGCTTCATCTACGCCGAGGGGGTGACTGTTGCGTCCACCATCTTCCCTCGGGTGGGCTACAGTATACTGGCTTTCCTCATGTTCATCAACACAGTGCTCTCGGTGTTCAACAACAGTCTGGTGATAACCGTGATGCTGAGGAACCCGTCTCTCCTGCAGCCCATGAACGTGTTCATCTTCAGCCTCGCAGTGTCTGACCTCATGATCGGCCTGTGCGGATCTCTGGTCGTCACCATTTCCAACTACCAAGGCCATCTCTTTATCGGACACACAGCCTGCATCTTCCAGGGATTTGCAGTCAACTATTTTGGTAAGTGGAGCAATTTTCTTTGGAGAGAGCAGTTTGTGCTCTATGGACTTTTTGTGAGCAATTTAGTTGTTTTTTCTCTGTACCTTGGGGTCTGTCTTTgagaaacacaatacacacaattgtAAGGCTAAAATATCAATCTATTTCTCTCACCTTACCTTATGTCAGTATGTTTTGTAGCTTCACAAACACATTTATGTTTTTGGCTCAGCTTGAAGCTTTTTAAAAATGTCTCTGCTCTTATCAGATGTTGTCAATTCAATTTTTATTTCttgaaaaatgtgtttttctgaTTTAAAGTTTCAATGCAATTCAAAGCACACGCAGTAGCTTTTCTTTCAGAGCTTTCAACAACATAGCTTTCTCAGTGGATGGAGCTTGCTCAATTTGTTATGGAGATATTTAAGATGCAAGCACAGTTCTCTGAGAGCATCCATGAGAACTAGTGAACATCTCCAGTAAAAAAGAGTAGTTTGACTTTAggcttagtttttttttttatgaattgctCTTTCCTAGGTCTGGTATCTCTCTGCACTCTGACGCTGCTTGCCTACGAGCGTTACAATGTGGTGTGTAAGCCCAGAGAGGGTCTGAAGATGAGCATGCGGAGAAGCATCGTGGGCTTGCTACTTGTCTGGTTCTTCTGCTTGTTTTGGGCGGTCGCTCCTTTATTGGGCTGGAGCTCCTACGGACCTGAGGGGGTCCAGACATCCTGCTCTCTGGCCTGGGAGGAGCGGTCGTGGAGCAACTACAGCTACCTCATCCTCTACACACTCCTCTGCTTCATTTTGCCTGTCATAATCATCATCTACTGCTACTCCAAAGTGCTCAAATCCATGAACAAGGTGGGCCCAATAATGGCTTCTGTATATTTATTACACTTTAACACCATTAGAAGTAGATTTAAAACTCATACCCACATACTCGTGTTTGCAATTAACCACCTACTGATTAAATGGAGCGGTTAGCCTTTAATGGGAGTCACATTTCCTTTCTACTCGCAGCTGAACAGGAGTGTGGAGATGCAGGGTGGGCGTTCCAGCAAGAAGGAGAATGACCATGCCATCACTATGGTCCTGGCCATGATCTCTCTTTTTTTTGTGTGCTGGCTGCCCTACACGGTGCTGTCAGTGGTGGTCGTTGTGGATCCGGAGCTTTACATCCCTCCTCTGGTCGCCACCATACCCATGTACTTTGCTAAAACCAGCCCTGTCTATAACCCTATCATCTACTTCCTTACCAACAAGCAGGTAAGCAGCTGTGAAATTGAAAATCAACTCAAAGGTCATTTAAAGCAAAATATCACAAAGCAGCTTGTCTCAGTGGGCTTTGCAGATTAAAAAACATGAATTACAGTGCTAAAGGAgatgtaaaatgaaaatagcaTAATAAAAGACAAGATagaatgtaaaatacaaataacaaaataaataataaaataaatatttatatatataattaaatgAGACACCaaaatgagaataagaatataaTATAACAAAAAAATACCATAAAATGTACTCAACATAGGGTAATCTTAAACCAGCTTGAACTATCTGCTTTTTTTAAAGGAAAATCTTCAGCACACTCTTAAAAGTGTGGACACTGTCTGCCTCCCTCATAAAAACAGGAAGTTGATTCCAAAGAAAGGGAGCTTGCTAGCTGGAAAGGCATGCACAGTAACATTGATTTGAATTGCATGTGAAATTAAAGCTCATGCATTTGGTTTCTTTATGTCCAACAGTTCCGTGACGCCGCTCTGGAGGTGTTGTCGTGCGGTCACTTCATACCTCGCGCTCACACTGATGTCAGCATCAACATGCAGACCTTGAACAGGAGGAGCCGGCTGACTGCCTTGAGCACCAACTCGCACAGCAGGGTGTTGCCTCTGTGACCTCCTCCAGGAAAGACCAAGAAGCTGCCATGGTTGTCATTGTTTGCCTCTTTAAGGGCCATCTACACGCCCATGTGTCTTGGACAGATAATGTACAAGGCCTCACGCTCGCCAACACTCACACTTCGCAGGAGTGTGCTGCACAGAACACACTATTAGATTGCTGTAAGGTATACATGGATAATTTCCCTCATAAGCACCTGTGTGAATACAGAATTTACTCAGAACAATTACTAACCCGTTTCAGGAAAGCTGCAAAGGCAACATAAATTATGCTCTCGCACTGTGTGGCTGGCCTTAATCCATAGGAGTagcataatgaatataaatcagTTCTGTAATACCTGCACTAAATCAAGAACACGGGGCGTTTGGGTGCACTGGTTGTCGAGCCTGCTACACATCTCACTTTGATCACGTTTTAACAATGGGAAGTCAGTCTTTGTCTTTATTCAGTCAGGCTGTGAAATGCTGCTTTCTATGTTTTTCTTGCCTGGCTTACTTTGTGCTATTTCAATTTCGTATTTATATGCTTAATATTGTCCTTATTACTTAAATAGGTGCTATAATTAGTATTTTTATAATTAGAACTCAGAGGGGGGTTTGGGTTCAGAAAAGTAACGACAAATCTGAGTCTCATTCAAAGCCAGGACATTGTGTCTTATATGGTCCACGCATGAGTCCGCACTGAGTCACCCGAAACAAGGATTGATATGAATCactgaatacaaataaagaaaaaggACACAAATAATGAGTGTTCTGATTGTTGACTTAGTGCTATAATGTTTTGATCTCAGAGGGACAATTCTATAATCTACTATACcttatttattgtatttgttctttatgtttattaaaatatgattaaatGCAGCATCTTTTCACAATAAACCTTAAGTATATAAACTGACAATTCTTATTTTTACAAAAAGCTGAATTATGTGTCATATACCTCACGTCCTTTAGACTTGATGGTAAGAATTGATtgcaaaatgttgtttttcattctCATAGTCCTTAGAAGTTTCTTTCATGTTTCCCGGAGCTCATCGTTAGTGACCATCATGTTCTTCGTTACCCCTTCTCCCCCCCGATTGCTCAGTTTGGCGGTCCGCCCCAGGTGGAGTGGTGGTTGCTCTAAACGTCTTCCCTTAAAGAATTAAAATGTGCCTGTGGGAACCTCGAGTGCAGCAGATCTGATCCTAGCCTTCCCCAAATCTGTACTCCAATGCTATTCATTAAGTTCCTTTGAACTCAAGGCTTGTTTTTTCCCTTCATATATGCATTATAATCTGTGAGACCTTAAAGACACTTTCCAAATCATGTCCAATCAGGTTAATTCATTGCATGTGTCAATGTGTAATCACTTTTAAAGACAATGAAGAGAAACAGGAAGCACATAAGGGACATTTTAAGTGTCATGGCAAAGGTTCTGAGAACTGAAGTCAATGTGATATTCCTGCCTTTTCCTTTTAATAAAATTGTCGAAATATCTAAAATCCCTATGGGGTTTTTACGGAGTATTGTTGGGGTATTGTAGATTGATCTGTTATTTAAAAAGTGCAAACTATTGTTGCAAGAGACTGCAACttgataaaaatgtaaaaatggtTCTGAATACTTtccaaaaaaaagttatttgcaTCACTGCACATACAGTGGTGGGTGCCCTATTGTGATTGGTATATATAATTGGGCTGTTATTAAAAATAGATTGGGTGATTTTGTCCTGCTACTTATTTTGTCCTGTCCCCTCCCACTTGTTTGGCACGTTTGATGTACAATCGTCCCTTTGTAGATAAATAGAAAGTACTCtttctatttttatatattgcTCATTATGTGATGTGTTAGTGTATGGCGTCCTAAAAAAAGTCATTTGCTTAGTGCCAAGACAT
This region of Pseudochaenichthys georgianus chromosome 6, fPseGeo1.2, whole genome shotgun sequence genomic DNA includes:
- the parietopsin gene encoding parietopsin, producing MEDSNSMPSISSTHPGFIYAEGVTVASTIFPRVGYSILAFLMFINTVLSVFNNSLVITVMLRNPSLLQPMNVFIFSLAVSDLMIGLCGSLVVTISNYQGHLFIGHTACIFQGFAVNYFGLVSLCTLTLLAYERYNVVCKPREGLKMSMRRSIVGLLLVWFFCLFWAVAPLLGWSSYGPEGVQTSCSLAWEERSWSNYSYLILYTLLCFILPVIIIIYCYSKVLKSMNKLNRSVEMQGGRSSKKENDHAITMVLAMISLFFVCWLPYTVLSVVVVVDPELYIPPLVATIPMYFAKTSPVYNPIIYFLTNKQFRDAALEVLSCGHFIPRAHTDVSINMQTLNRRSRLTALSTNSHSRVLPL